In one Sporomusa sphaeroides DSM 2875 genomic region, the following are encoded:
- the queD gene encoding 6-carboxytetrahydropterin synthase QueD — MYDLTIIAEFEAAHQLPDYPGKCRRLHGHNWKVEVTVTGHELNHLGMVMDFKDLKAEVNKVIDSLDHYYLNDLPVFKTINPTAENIAKYIYDTLAENPVFQQNVKVRCIQVWESPRSAVKYCPQG; from the coding sequence ATGTACGATTTAACCATTATTGCTGAATTCGAAGCGGCCCACCAATTGCCCGATTATCCAGGTAAATGCCGCCGTTTGCATGGACACAACTGGAAGGTGGAAGTTACCGTTACCGGCCATGAGCTTAATCACCTGGGAATGGTTATGGATTTTAAAGACCTCAAAGCAGAAGTTAATAAAGTAATAGACAGCCTGGATCACTATTACCTTAATGATCTGCCGGTTTTTAAAACAATTAATCCAACTGCAGAAAATATAGCAAAATACATATATGACACACTGGCCGAAAATCCGGTATTCCAACAGAATGTTAAAGTTCGCTGCATTCAGGTCTGGGAGTCACCGAGGTCGGCTGTCAAATATTGTCCACAGGGGTAA
- a CDS encoding 7-carboxy-7-deazaguanine synthase QueE: MLNLVEIFSSIQGEGLYVGTRQIFVRFAGCNLTCTYCDTPDSRQFSGQALVERTPGERDFIRIANPVAIDSVAQMINSLLTIRHHSISLTGGEPLCQAKMLAELAPKLNAPLYLETNGTLFEQLAVVLPYIDIVSMDIKLPGTSGKHYWQEHHEFLRLAAAKEVFVKIVIAAQSSKEEIHQAFNLVAGIDDTIPVILQPVTPVNGCEAVSPDNMLAYQAQALALLKNVRVIPQTHKLMGQL; this comes from the coding sequence ATGCTTAATCTTGTTGAAATCTTTTCTTCGATCCAGGGTGAAGGATTATATGTTGGCACAAGACAAATATTTGTGCGCTTTGCCGGCTGCAATTTAACCTGTACCTATTGTGACACACCGGATTCCCGCCAGTTTTCTGGCCAAGCTTTAGTAGAGCGCACTCCGGGAGAACGTGATTTTATCCGGATAGCCAATCCGGTGGCTATTGATTCTGTGGCCCAAATGATTAATTCCCTGTTGACAATAAGACACCATTCGATCAGTCTTACCGGCGGTGAGCCACTGTGTCAGGCGAAAATGCTCGCCGAATTGGCACCAAAACTTAATGCTCCGCTATATCTTGAAACCAATGGCACCTTATTTGAGCAGTTGGCTGTGGTATTGCCGTATATAGATATTGTTAGTATGGATATCAAATTGCCAGGTACTTCCGGCAAGCATTACTGGCAAGAACATCATGAATTTTTGCGTCTGGCAGCAGCTAAAGAGGTTTTCGTCAAAATAGTAATTGCCGCTCAGAGCAGTAAAGAGGAGATTCACCAGGCTTTTAACCTGGTGGCCGGCATTGATGATACCATTCCGGTAATTTTACAGCCGGTAACACCGGTGAACGGCTGCGAAGCCGTCTCGCCTGACAATATGCTGGCCTATCAAGCGCAAGCATTAGCTTTACTTAAAAATGTTCGTGTAATTCCCCAAACCCATAAGTTAATGGGACAATTATAA